A single Glycine soja cultivar W05 chromosome 14, ASM419377v2, whole genome shotgun sequence DNA region contains:
- the LOC114384358 gene encoding nudix hydrolase 18, mitochondrial-like: MVALVSQDNVVALVSRTGRELQRYRKGRRQVVGCIPYRYKIGDQTSLEAQEELEVLVISSQKGKGMLFPKGGWELDESKKEAALRETMEEAGVRGTVEGKLGKWSFKSKTRDTFYEGYMFPLLVQEQLEFWPEQNVRQRIWMSVSEAREVCQHWWMKEALERLVNRKLGRVTQIEIVGSIHCIGDGNSDL; this comes from the exons ATGGTGGCTTTGGTTTCTCAAGATAACGTTGTTGCATTGGTTTCTCGTACAGGCAGGGAGTTGCAACGCTATAGAAAGGGTCGTCGCCAAGTTGTGGG ATGCATACCATACAGATATAAAATTGGTGATCAAACTTCCTTGGAGGCACAAGAAGAATTAGAAGTTTTGGTTATTAGTTCTCAGAAAGGAAAAGGGATGCTATTTCCTAAG GGAGGGTGGGAATTGGACGAATCCAAAAAGGAGGCAGCTTTGCGAGAAACCATGGAGGAAGCAGGGGTACGAGGCACTGTTGAG GGTAAATTGGGTAAGTGGAGTTTCAAGAGCAAGACCCGTGATACATTTTATGAAGGCTACATGTTCCCTCTACTTGTTCAAGAGCAATTGGAGTTCTGGCCAGAACAGAATGTTCGTCAAAGAATATGG ATGAGCGTTTCTGAAGCAAGGGAAGTTTGCCAACACTGGTGGATGAAGGAAGCTCTAGAGAGACTAGTAAATCGGAAACTTGGTCGTGTGACACAAATAGAAATAGTAGGTTCTATACATTGCATAGGAGATGGCAATTCTGACTTGTAA